One Struthio camelus isolate bStrCam1 chromosome 28, bStrCam1.hap1, whole genome shotgun sequence genomic region harbors:
- the CCNT1 gene encoding cyclin-T1: MEASAGGGGGAGSAAAAAAGRRWYFSREQLDRSPSRRAGLDPDKELSYRQQAANLLQDMGQRLNVSQLTINTAIVYMHRFYMVQSFTQFHRNSVAPAALFLAAKVEEQPRKLEHVIKVAHACLHPLETLPDTRSEAYLQQAQDLVILESIILQTLGFEITIDHPHTHVVKCTQLVRASKDLAQTSYFMATNSLHLTTFSLQYTPPVVACVCIHLACKWSNWEIPVSTDGKHWWEYVDGTVTLELLDELTHEFLQILEKTPNRLKRIRNWRASQAAKKSKADDHGEEESLSEQTILNMISRNNSSDMNIAGLMSMSTSSTAGAGPSLPAAADSPSDQGGADMSQPEHWLSQHPPPKLEAGQSHRTNESSSAAEHPLQQDGAGYQKQSGKNAPSAKVSLKEYRAKHAEELAAQKRQLENMEANVRSQYAYAAQNLLVQQQREREVQQDSNPSPIILKIPIGGPENPERPAPEKSDKASALKLRIPVAGGGGDRPLPSKQEEIKMRIKVPTAADRHSSSDESSGKSRDHKEKHKGHSSNHHHHHHNHHSHKHLHVPLGAGPSNVGNKRPGDSKHGSQPSTVPHKSYSLYGSSRKRPLPEEAAAAAHEHQPKISKSSKGPGMQFPYPHLPGAAHLPGHSSEAGGLSLPQANKARGPHGKLDKGPTGANGHNTNQASDYQDTVNMLHSLLSAQGMQPTGAPGFEFHSCGEYLNPRAAVSSRAANTDKPRPPPLPSEPPPPLPPLPK; this comes from the exons ATGGAGgcctcggcgggcggcggcggcggggccggcagcgcggcggcggcggcggcggggcggcgctggtACTTCAGCCGCGAGCAGCTGGACCGCAGCCCCTCGCGCCGCGCCGGCCTCGACCCGGACAAGGAGCTCTCGTACCGCCAGCAGGCCGCCAACCTCCTGCAGGACATGGGCCAGCGCCTCAACGT CTCGCAGCTCACCATCAACACGGCCATCGTGTACATGCACCGCTTCTACATGGTGCAGTCCTTCACCCAGTTCCACCGGAAT tcGGTGGCACCGGCGGCTCTGTTCTTGGCAGCCAAGGTGGAGGAGCAGCCTCGTAAACTGGAGCACGTAATCAAGGTAGCACATGCCTGTCTGCACCCCCTGGAAACTCTTCCAGACACAAGGAGCGAG GCTTACCTGCAACAAGCCCAAGACCTGGTCATTCTAGAGAGCATAATACTGCAGACCCTGG GCTTTGAGATCACTATTGACCACCCGCATACCCACGTGGTGAAGTGCACGCAGCTAGTGCGAG ccAGCAAGGACTTGGCACAAACTTCCTATTTCATGGCTACCAACAG CCTGCACCTGACCACCTTCAGCCTGCAGTACACCCCTCCCGTTGTGGCCTGCGTCTGTATCCACCTGGCTTGTAAGTGGTCCAACTGGGAGATCCCAGTCTCCACGGACGGGAAGCACTGGTGGGAATACGTTGATGGCACTGTAACTCTGGAGCTCTTAGATG AACTGACTCATGAATTCCTGCAGATCCTCGAGAAAACTCCCAACCGGCTTAAACGTATCCGGAACTGGCGG GCCTCTCAAGCAGCCAAGAAGTCAAAGGCTGACGACCACGGCGAAGAGGAGAGCCTCTCGGAGCAGACGATCCTCAACATGATTTCCAGGAACAACAGTTCTGACATGAACATTGCAGGTTTAATGAGCATGTCAACGTCCTCGACTGCTGGAGCAGGGCCATCTCTGCCAGCCGCAGCAGACTCGCCCAGCGACCAGGGTGGTGCAGATATGTCCCAGCCTGAGCACTGGCTGTCCCAGCATCCTCCACCCAAGCTGGAGGCTGGCCAGAGTCACAGGACTAACGAAAGCTCATCAGCTGCTGAGCATCCTTTACAGCAAGATGGCGCTGGTTATCAGAAGCAGAGCGGCAAGAATGCCCCATCGGCGAAGGTGTCGCTCAAGGAGTACCGGGCCAAGCACGCAGAGGAGTTGGCGGCACAGAAGCGTCAGCTAGAGAACATGGAGGCCAATGTGCGGTCTCAGTATGCCTATGCGGCGCAGAATCTCCTGGtccagcagcagcgggagagagaAGTCCAGCAGGACAGCAACCCCTCTCCAATCATCCTGAAAATCCCCATCGGTGGCCCGGAGAACCCCGAGCGTCCTGCCCCTGAAAAGAGTGACAAAGCCTCAGCTCTGAAGCTGAGGATCCCAGtggcaggaggaggtggggaCAGACCGCTCCCCTCCAAGCAGGAGGAGATAAAAATGCGGATCAAGGTGCCAACTGCTGCAGACAGGCACAGCTCCTCGGACGAGAGCAGTGGCAAAAGCCGAGATCACAAGGAGAAACACAAGGGCCACTCTTctaaccaccaccaccaccaccacaaccaccACTCTCACAAACACTTGCACGTCCCGCTTGGAGCTGGCCCCAGCAATGTGGGCAACAAGCGGCCAGGAGACTCTAAACATGGCAGCCAGCCGAGCACTGTGCCCCACAAAAGCTACAGTTTGTATGGCTCTTCTCGCAAGAGGCCCCTGCCAGAGGAGGCAGCAGCCGCAGCACACGAGCACCAGCCCAAAATCAGTAAAAGCTCCAAAGGCCCTGGCATGCAGTTTCCGTATCCCCACCTGCCTGGGGCAGCCCATCTCCCAGGGCACAGCTCAGAAGCAGGTGGCCTCTCCTTACCCCAGGCCAACAAAGCCAGGGGTCCCCACGGCAAACTGGACAAGGGTCCCACGGGGGCCAACGGGCACAACACAAACCAAGCCAGTGACTACCAGGATACAGTCAATATGTTGCACTCGCTGTTGAGTGCGCAGGGCATGCAGCCCACCGGGGCCCCTGGCTTCGAATTCCACTCGTGTGGCGAGTACTTGAACCCCCGGGCTGCCGTGAGCTCCAGAGCCGCCAACACGGACAAACCCCGACCGCCCCCGCTGCCGTCGGAAcccccccctccgctccccccgctccccaagTAA